The following are encoded together in the Deinococcus soli (ex Cha et al. 2016) genome:
- the galE gene encoding UDP-glucose 4-epimerase GalE, translating into MKILVVGGAGYIGSHTVRQLRRAGHEVVVFDNLSSGHAEALPADVPLVRGDLLDADAVRAALSAHQPDAVIHFAALIEVGESMRAPARYYRNNVVGSLNLLQGIVETRKIPLVFSSTAAVYGTTDLVPIPENAAMQPESVYGETKLMTEHMIHAFHTAHGLPYTVLRYFNVCGAAPEGDIGEAHAGKSHLIEMAALTALGQREKMLIFGDDYPTPDGTCIRDYVHVQDLADAHVLAVEALLSGQRQGGTFNVGLGRGFSVKEVLDTVDEVVGTPLNRELAPRRAGDPPRLVADATRIREELGFKPQFTDLKDIVQTAWNWHKGHPHDFRK; encoded by the coding sequence ATGAAGATTCTGGTCGTGGGTGGCGCGGGGTACATCGGGTCTCACACGGTGCGGCAGCTGCGCCGCGCCGGGCACGAGGTCGTCGTGTTCGACAACCTGTCGAGCGGGCACGCCGAGGCCCTCCCCGCCGACGTGCCCCTGGTGCGCGGCGACCTGCTCGACGCGGACGCCGTGCGCGCCGCCCTGAGCGCCCACCAGCCCGACGCCGTCATCCACTTCGCCGCGCTGATCGAGGTGGGCGAGAGCATGCGCGCCCCGGCCCGCTACTACCGCAACAACGTGGTGGGCAGCCTGAACCTCCTCCAGGGCATCGTGGAGACCCGCAAGATCCCGCTGGTGTTCTCCTCGACGGCCGCCGTGTACGGCACCACCGACCTCGTGCCCATCCCCGAGAACGCCGCCATGCAGCCCGAGAGCGTGTACGGCGAGACGAAACTCATGACCGAGCACATGATCCACGCGTTCCACACCGCGCACGGCCTGCCGTACACGGTACTGCGCTACTTCAACGTGTGTGGCGCCGCGCCCGAGGGCGACATCGGCGAGGCGCACGCCGGCAAGAGCCACCTGATCGAGATGGCCGCCCTGACCGCCCTGGGCCAGCGCGAGAAGATGCTGATCTTCGGGGACGACTACCCCACCCCCGACGGCACCTGCATCCGCGACTACGTGCACGTGCAGGACCTCGCCGACGCGCACGTCCTGGCCGTCGAAGCCCTGCTGAGCGGGCAGCGCCAGGGCGGCACCTTCAACGTCGGCCTGGGGCGCGGCTTCAGCGTCAAGGAGGTCCTGGACACCGTGGACGAGGTCGTCGGCACGCCCCTGAACCGCGAACTCGCCCCGCGCCGCGCCGGGGACCCCCCCCGCCTCGTGGCGGACGCCACCCGCATCCGCGAGGAACTCGGTTTCAAGCCGCAGTTCACGGACCTGAAGGACATCGTGCAGACCGCCTGGAACTGGCACAAGGGCCACCCGCACGACTTCAGAAAATGA
- a CDS encoding TetR/AcrR family transcriptional regulator, producing the protein MVTQVRARSDAAKQERRAQILTAARTLWQTHRYPDLTLNAIAEQVHLTKAALFAYFPSKEDLFLSLYEDLLDDFFRDLNRHLDLGGTHTPATLARTLGSLTLAHPDLTRLIPLLAGILEHNISAARAHAHKTRVAAHLSATAPRLQRALPGLRGDAPARLLTYTQALIAGLQPMSDPSPAVREALRDSPLGALHLRLDTALPDALTALITGLSTEQET; encoded by the coding sequence ATGGTTACCCAAGTGCGCGCCCGCAGCGACGCCGCGAAACAGGAACGCCGCGCGCAGATCCTCACGGCTGCCCGCACCCTGTGGCAGACCCACCGCTACCCCGACCTCACCCTGAACGCCATCGCCGAACAGGTTCACCTCACTAAGGCCGCGCTGTTCGCGTACTTCCCCAGCAAGGAGGACCTCTTCCTCAGCCTGTACGAGGACCTGCTGGACGACTTCTTCCGCGACCTGAACCGCCACCTCGACCTGGGCGGCACCCACACCCCCGCCACCCTGGCCCGCACCCTGGGCAGCCTCACCCTGGCCCACCCGGACCTCACCCGGCTGATCCCACTCCTGGCGGGCATCCTGGAACACAACATCAGCGCCGCGCGCGCCCACGCCCACAAGACCCGCGTCGCGGCGCACCTGAGCGCCACCGCGCCCCGCCTCCAGCGCGCGCTGCCTGGCCTGCGCGGCGACGCCCCCGCCCGGCTGCTGACCTACACCCAGGCGCTCATCGCGGGCCTGCAACCCATGAGCGACCCCTCGCCCGCCGTGCGCGAGGCCCTGCGCGACTCCCCGCTGGGCGCGCTGCACCTCCGCCTGGACACCGCGCTGCCCGACGCCCTGACCGCCCTGATCACCGGCCTGAGCACCGAACAGGAGACGTGA
- a CDS encoding LacI family DNA-binding transcriptional regulator: MPPAKPVPTGPRAASRPTLRDVARTLGVSVATVSNAYNRPDQLSEDLRDRILAAARDLGYQGPDPLARSLRRGRTGVLGVVYDAPLDYAFADPAAALFLGSVTRAVQDRDLNVLLLAAPHDPQADATLAVRNASVDGFIVYCAAEGSPLLRAVLDRALPTVLVDQDPQAGSAHVGIDDAGGARAAAAHLLDLGHRQLGVLCLELADDRHRGAVSPARETRVAYRTTAQRIRGYRAAMAAHPDATLHLMEAGQNTPADGEALTLDLLRAHPEVTGVVCMSDVLAQGALRAAATLGLRVPGDLSVIGYDDLPSSGALNLTTVWQPTPDKGAAVGAAILALLDGQEPAPVTLPTRLVVRGSTAPPSLPAGSPA; encoded by the coding sequence ATGCCCCCCGCCAAGCCAGTCCCCACCGGGCCGCGCGCCGCCAGCCGACCCACCCTGCGGGACGTGGCGCGCACGCTGGGCGTCAGCGTCGCCACCGTCAGCAACGCCTACAACCGCCCGGACCAGCTCAGCGAGGACCTGCGCGACCGCATCCTGGCCGCCGCGCGCGACCTGGGCTACCAGGGCCCCGATCCCCTCGCGCGCAGCCTGCGCCGGGGCCGGACCGGCGTGCTGGGCGTCGTGTACGACGCGCCGCTGGACTACGCCTTCGCCGACCCGGCCGCCGCGCTGTTCCTCGGCAGCGTCACCCGCGCCGTGCAGGACCGCGACCTGAACGTCCTGCTGCTCGCCGCGCCGCACGACCCGCAGGCCGACGCGACCCTGGCCGTGCGCAACGCCAGCGTGGACGGCTTCATCGTGTACTGCGCCGCCGAGGGCAGCCCCCTGCTGCGCGCCGTGCTGGACCGCGCCCTGCCCACCGTGCTCGTCGATCAGGACCCGCAGGCGGGCAGCGCCCACGTCGGCATCGACGATGCCGGGGGCGCGCGGGCGGCCGCCGCTCACCTGCTGGACCTCGGGCACCGGCAGCTGGGCGTGCTGTGCCTGGAACTCGCCGACGACCGCCACCGGGGGGCGGTCAGCCCCGCGCGCGAAACGCGGGTCGCGTACCGCACCACCGCGCAGCGCATCCGCGGCTACCGCGCCGCCATGGCCGCCCACCCGGACGCCACGCTGCACCTGATGGAAGCCGGGCAGAACACCCCCGCCGACGGCGAGGCCCTGACGCTGGACCTGCTGCGTGCCCACCCGGAGGTCACGGGCGTCGTGTGCATGAGTGACGTCCTCGCGCAGGGGGCGCTGCGGGCCGCCGCCACCCTGGGCCTGCGCGTCCCCGGGGACCTCAGCGTGATCGGCTACGACGACCTGCCCAGCTCCGGCGCGCTGAACCTCACCACCGTCTGGCAGCCCACCCCGGACAAGGGCGCGGCGGTGGGTGCGGCCATCCTCGCCCTGCTGGACGGCCAGGAACCCGCCCCGGTCACCCTCCCGACCCGGCTGGTCGTGCGCGGGAGCACCGCCCCACCCAGCCTGCCTGCCGGCTCACCCGCCTGA
- a CDS encoding SDR family oxidoreductase codes for MANLGSSTIMLTGAGGALATAIAQELDDAGAQMVLVGRGESLARAADRFPATEVLDLDLRDPSSIEALRKVKVDTLIHTVGTWAMQDAQKATEDDYNAMFDANMRTLFHAVQGVLPNMLRQKDGLIMGVSAGQAARLSGPKAALYTASKAAVASYVLSLHDELKGKGVRGMVLYPMGAIDTPANRDAGMSWDSMIDPRGLAKSVAHALTRPDRAHITEIKVYPDT; via the coding sequence ATGGCGAACCTCGGCTCCTCCACGATCATGCTCACGGGTGCGGGCGGCGCGCTGGCCACCGCGATAGCACAGGAACTCGACGACGCGGGCGCGCAGATGGTCCTCGTCGGGCGCGGCGAGAGCCTCGCGCGGGCCGCCGACCGCTTCCCCGCCACGGAGGTCCTCGACCTGGACCTGCGCGACCCCTCCAGCATCGAGGCGCTGCGCAAGGTCAAGGTGGACACCCTGATCCACACCGTCGGCACCTGGGCCATGCAGGACGCCCAGAAAGCCACCGAGGACGACTACAACGCCATGTTCGACGCGAACATGCGCACCCTCTTCCACGCCGTCCAGGGCGTCCTGCCCAACATGCTCAGGCAGAAAGACGGCCTGATCATGGGCGTCAGCGCCGGGCAGGCCGCGCGCCTCAGCGGCCCCAAGGCCGCGCTGTACACCGCCAGCAAGGCCGCCGTCGCCTCCTACGTCCTGAGCCTCCACGACGAACTCAAGGGCAAGGGCGTGCGCGGCATGGTCCTGTACCCCATGGGCGCCATCGACACGCCAGCCAACCGCGACGCCGGCATGAGCTGGGACAGCATGATCGACCCGCGCGGCCTCGCCAAGAGCGTCGCCCACGCCCTGACCCGCCCCGACCGGGCGCACATCACCGAGATCAAGGTCTACCCCGACACCTGA
- a CDS encoding SDR family NAD(P)-dependent oxidoreductase, which translates to MTQPAPTTRPAPSTALITGASSGIGEQIAMALAARGSHLILVARSEGPLNALADTLRTRHGVQVHVLPQDLTRPHAARDLLDRTQALNLNVDILVNNAGFADYGEFTELDVQKQLDMIQVNITALTELTHAYLPGMRARGRGRVLNIASTAAFLPGPLMAVYYATKAYVLSFSEALHEELRGTGVSVTAACPGPVETGFQAAANMGGSRLLRDRLTRAAILPAREVAAQAVTAMLRGEGVHVIGTVNRLQTLLPRLLPRRAVPPLIRRVQGQH; encoded by the coding sequence ATGACCCAGCCCGCCCCCACGACCCGGCCTGCCCCCAGCACCGCCCTGATCACCGGCGCCAGCAGCGGCATCGGCGAACAGATCGCCATGGCACTCGCCGCGCGCGGCAGCCACCTCATTCTCGTCGCCCGCAGCGAGGGACCCCTGAACGCCCTGGCCGACACCCTCCGCACCCGGCACGGCGTGCAGGTCCACGTCCTCCCGCAGGACCTCACCCGGCCCCACGCCGCCCGCGACCTGCTCGACCGCACCCAGGCCCTGAACCTGAACGTGGACATCCTCGTGAACAACGCGGGCTTCGCCGACTACGGCGAATTCACCGAACTCGACGTCCAGAAGCAGCTCGACATGATCCAGGTGAACATCACCGCCCTGACCGAACTCACGCACGCGTACCTGCCCGGCATGCGCGCGCGGGGCCGGGGGCGCGTGCTGAACATCGCCAGCACCGCCGCGTTCCTCCCGGGGCCCCTGATGGCCGTGTACTACGCCACCAAGGCCTACGTCCTGAGCTTCAGCGAGGCCCTGCACGAGGAACTGCGCGGCACCGGCGTCAGCGTCACCGCCGCCTGCCCCGGCCCGGTCGAGACCGGCTTCCAGGCCGCCGCGAACATGGGCGGCAGCCGCCTGCTGCGCGACCGCCTGACCCGCGCCGCGATCCTCCCCGCCCGCGAGGTCGCCGCGCAGGCCGTCACCGCCATGCTGCGCGGTGAGGGCGTGCACGTGATCGGCACCGTCAACCGCCTCCAGACCCTGCTGCCCCGCCTGCTGCCCCGGCGCGCGGTGCCGCCCCTGATCCGCCGGGTGCAGGGCCAGCACTGA
- a CDS encoding M20/M25/M40 family metallo-hydrolase translates to MTHPDLTAHIERGLRDLADLVAIPSVSAQGRHLPDAARAVQTLLEAEGFTVRQYPGQVAPILLAEAGEGPFTLLIYNHYDVQPEDPAELWDTPPFTLTERDGRLYGRGASDDKGELVSRLAGLRALKEQRGGQLPLKVKWLIEGEEEVGSPSLEAFIAGHAAELKADGVWWEFGSITPEGRPVLYAGLKGIICVELRCRVAASDLHSSNGAVVDNPLWRLAAAVASLRGPDGTVLIPGFHDDVRPPSQADLDAIAALPGTGEALRGTYDVTRTLGDGSEYHTRLNLKPVVNVNGFHGGYEGQGSKTVLPAEGMVKLDFRLVPDQHPDRIVELLRAHLDTQGFNDIEIVELESHQHPARSDLNHPFVKTAVQVARDVHGQEPILNPSSGGSGPMHPFMQHVGAPVIALGIGNIGGRVHAPNENILRRDFDNGIRYAAALMAALADG, encoded by the coding sequence ATGACCCACCCCGATCTCACGGCCCACATCGAGCGCGGCCTGCGTGACCTCGCCGACCTCGTCGCCATTCCCAGCGTCTCCGCCCAGGGCCGCCACCTGCCCGACGCCGCCCGGGCCGTGCAGACCCTCCTGGAAGCCGAGGGCTTCACCGTCCGGCAGTACCCCGGTCAGGTCGCCCCGATCCTCCTGGCGGAAGCGGGCGAGGGGCCCTTCACGCTGCTGATCTACAACCACTACGACGTGCAGCCCGAGGACCCCGCCGAGCTGTGGGACACCCCGCCCTTCACCCTGACCGAACGGGACGGCCGCCTGTACGGGCGCGGCGCCAGCGACGACAAGGGCGAACTCGTCTCCCGCCTCGCCGGCCTGCGCGCCCTGAAAGAGCAGCGCGGCGGTCAGCTGCCCCTGAAGGTCAAGTGGCTCATCGAAGGGGAAGAGGAGGTCGGCAGCCCCAGCCTCGAAGCGTTCATCGCCGGGCATGCCGCCGAACTGAAGGCCGACGGCGTCTGGTGGGAATTCGGCAGCATCACCCCCGAGGGCCGCCCCGTGCTGTACGCGGGCCTGAAGGGCATCATCTGCGTGGAACTCCGCTGCCGGGTCGCCGCGAGCGACCTGCACAGCAGCAACGGTGCGGTCGTGGACAACCCCCTGTGGCGCCTCGCCGCCGCCGTCGCCTCCTTACGCGGCCCCGACGGCACCGTCCTGATTCCCGGCTTCCATGACGACGTCCGCCCGCCCAGCCAGGCCGACCTGGACGCCATCGCCGCCCTGCCCGGCACCGGCGAGGCGCTGCGGGGCACCTACGACGTGACCCGCACCCTGGGGGACGGCAGCGAGTACCACACCCGCCTGAACCTCAAACCTGTCGTGAACGTCAACGGCTTCCACGGCGGGTACGAGGGCCAGGGCAGCAAAACCGTCCTACCGGCCGAAGGCATGGTGAAACTCGACTTCCGCCTCGTCCCCGACCAGCACCCCGACCGCATCGTGGAACTCCTGCGCGCCCACCTTGACACGCAGGGCTTCAATGACATCGAGATCGTTGAGCTCGAAAGCCACCAGCACCCCGCCCGCAGCGACCTCAACCACCCCTTCGTGAAAACGGCCGTGCAGGTCGCCCGTGACGTCCATGGCCAGGAGCCCATCCTCAACCCCAGCAGTGGCGGCAGCGGCCCCATGCACCCCTTCATGCAGCACGTCGGCGCGCCCGTCATCGCCCTGGGCATCGGCAACATCGGCGGACGCGTCCACGCCCCCAACGAGAACATCCTCCGCCGCGACTTCGACAACGGCATCCGCTACGCCGCCGCGCTCATGGCCGCCCTGGCCGACGGGTAA
- a CDS encoding M24 family metallopeptidase, giving the protein MTSPITRMQQALAATSLDGWLVYDFQGLNPHARTVLSLPKEAFLTRRFFVWVPRSGQAAVLHNHIEGGTWGEITRGWNAERRAFGSHAELDAALRTVVAGRTIAMEYSPNGAVPYVSRVDAGTVERVRAAGAAEIHTSADLLQSFLAWSADDLAAHERAVAVLMQAKDDAFRLIHERLRAGQPVTELDAQAVIMRQIEAAGMQAGHAVNVSFGVNAADSHYEPSPERHATLRGGECVLIDLWAQEPGRPFADVTWVGYAGQPTPAYQSAWAAVVAARDAALRTIVDGYARAGWGEVQGWMADRAARDAMGPEWEPYFLHRTGHDLGVSIHGAGANLDDYETRDTRTLTPGLAVTIEPGTYPAAQGFGIRSEIDVYLDPQTGPRVTPHTQAAPFILGEGDWAQVRARAYGQD; this is encoded by the coding sequence ATGACCTCGCCGATCACGCGTATGCAGCAGGCCCTCGCCGCGACCAGCCTGGACGGCTGGCTGGTGTACGACTTCCAGGGCCTCAACCCGCACGCCCGCACCGTGCTGAGCCTTCCGAAAGAGGCGTTCCTGACGCGGCGGTTCTTCGTGTGGGTGCCGCGCAGCGGGCAGGCGGCCGTGCTGCACAACCACATCGAGGGCGGCACCTGGGGTGAGATCACGCGGGGCTGGAACGCCGAGCGCCGGGCGTTCGGGTCACACGCGGAACTCGACGCCGCGCTGCGCACCGTGGTCGCCGGGCGGACCATCGCCATGGAGTACAGCCCGAATGGCGCGGTGCCGTACGTGAGCCGCGTGGACGCCGGGACGGTCGAGCGGGTGCGGGCCGCCGGGGCCGCCGAGATCCACACCAGCGCCGATCTGCTCCAGTCGTTCCTGGCGTGGAGTGCCGACGATCTGGCCGCGCACGAGCGGGCCGTGGCGGTGCTGATGCAGGCGAAGGACGACGCGTTTCGCCTGATCCACGAGCGCCTGCGGGCCGGGCAGCCCGTGACGGAACTGGACGCGCAGGCGGTGATCATGCGGCAGATCGAGGCGGCGGGCATGCAGGCCGGGCACGCCGTGAACGTGAGTTTCGGCGTGAACGCCGCCGACAGCCACTACGAACCCAGCCCCGAACGCCACGCCACCCTGAGGGGCGGCGAGTGCGTGCTGATCGACCTGTGGGCGCAGGAACCGGGCCGCCCCTTCGCGGACGTCACCTGGGTCGGGTACGCCGGGCAGCCCACCCCCGCGTACCAGAGCGCCTGGGCGGCCGTGGTCGCCGCGCGCGACGCCGCGCTGCGCACGATTGTGGACGGGTACGCCCGCGCCGGCTGGGGCGAGGTGCAGGGCTGGATGGCCGACCGCGCCGCGCGCGACGCCATGGGCCCCGAGTGGGAGCCGTACTTCCTGCACCGCACCGGGCACGACCTGGGCGTGAGTATCCACGGGGCGGGCGCGAACCTCGACGACTACGAGACGCGCGACACCCGCACCCTGACGCCCGGACTGGCCGTCACCATCGAACCCGGCACGTACCCCGCCGCGCAGGGTTTCGGCATCCGCAGCGAGATCGACGTGTATCTCGACCCGCAGACCGGGCCGCGCGTCACGCCACACACGCAGGCCGCGCCGTTCATCCTCGGCGAGGGCGATTGGGCGCAGGTCCGCGCCCGCGCGTACGGGCAGGACTGA